Proteins from a single region of Gemmatimonadaceae bacterium:
- the recF gene encoding DNA replication and repair protein RecF (All proteins in this family for which functions are known are DNA-binding proteins that assist the filamentation of RecA onto DNA for the initiation of recombination or recombinational repair.) yields MNAERGGAARLARLVVRDFRNLAHVELAPPSAGWVVVGENGQGKTNLLEAIHYLQLLRSSRGARDADVVRFGADAFHIAAHVDTDGSCHEVSVGFERAGHRKRARLDGAVPERLSDALGALPSVMFAPDDVSLVTGSPAERRRFLDVMLAVTNHSYLVALQQYRAALLRRNAALRSAMLTGGRDADAIGVWEPALAEYGAALWRQRRSWVASMEDRLEEVCREIGEGGRVRMRYASALAAADDPRFALARALEEKRASDLRRGLTHVGPHRDDLVVTLEGRDLRVFGSAGQQRTAAIALRMLEAATVTERRGFAPMFLLDDPFAELDARRSARILSLLEREGMGGAGGGAGGQTVLAVPRDSDIPAELTRLERFRIAGGVLTHTGAA; encoded by the coding sequence GTGAACGCCGAGCGGGGGGGGGCGGCTCGACTCGCACGCCTCGTCGTTCGCGATTTCAGAAATCTCGCGCATGTCGAGCTGGCCCCGCCGAGTGCGGGTTGGGTCGTGGTGGGCGAGAACGGCCAGGGAAAGACGAATCTCCTCGAGGCGATTCACTACTTGCAGCTGTTGCGATCGTCGCGCGGCGCTCGCGACGCGGATGTGGTGCGCTTCGGCGCCGACGCGTTTCACATCGCGGCGCACGTCGACACGGACGGCAGCTGTCACGAGGTCTCGGTGGGCTTCGAGCGCGCCGGCCACCGAAAGCGTGCGCGTCTCGACGGCGCCGTGCCCGAGCGGTTGAGCGATGCACTCGGCGCGCTTCCGTCGGTCATGTTCGCGCCGGACGACGTTTCGCTGGTCACCGGCTCCCCCGCCGAGCGACGCCGTTTTCTCGACGTGATGCTGGCGGTCACGAATCATTCGTATCTGGTCGCGCTGCAGCAGTACCGCGCGGCCCTCCTGCGCCGAAACGCCGCGTTGCGCTCGGCGATGCTGACCGGCGGGAGAGACGCCGACGCCATTGGCGTGTGGGAGCCGGCCCTCGCCGAATACGGCGCGGCCCTGTGGCGCCAGCGACGGTCGTGGGTGGCGTCGATGGAGGACCGGCTCGAGGAGGTTTGTCGGGAAATCGGCGAGGGAGGCCGGGTTCGGATGCGCTACGCGAGCGCGCTCGCGGCGGCGGATGATCCGCGCTTCGCGCTGGCTCGCGCGCTCGAGGAAAAGCGGGCGTCGGATCTGCGGCGAGGACTCACGCACGTGGGCCCGCATCGCGACGATCTGGTCGTCACGCTCGAGGGGCGAGATCTCCGCGTGTTCGGATCGGCGGGACAACAGCGCACGGCGGCGATCGCGCTGCGCATGCTCGAAGCGGCCACGGTGACGGAACGGCGAGGATTCGCGCCGATGTTCCTGCTCGACGACCCGTTCGCCGAGTTGGACGCCCGCCGGTCGGCCCGAATTCTGTCGTTGTTGGAGCGCGAAGGCATGGGCGGGGCTGGAGGGGGTGCGGGTGGCCAAACCGTGCTCGCGGTGCCGCGCGACAGCGACATTCCGGCTGAGCTCACGCGCCTCGAGCGCTTTCGGATCGCGGGCGGCGTATTGACGCATACGGGCGCCGCGTGA
- a CDS encoding heme lyase CcmF/NrfE family subunit — MILIGELSLWVALLMAAWSTTVSFAGGATRRADLTDSGVRGLYATFAMIVLASIGLWTALLTKDFSREYVAGHISSTMPSVYIFTAFWSGQAGSLLFWSLILSMYGTVAIATSRRRNAELTPWATGTISAILLFFVATTCFKANPFTRLDFIPLDGRGMNPQLQNPGMAIHPPNLYLGYVATAIPFAFAIAALFSRRLDAEWLGIVRRWTLLSWFFLTIGIVLGMWWAYVELGWGGYWAWDPVENASFLPWLTNTAFLHSIMIQEKRGMLRKWNVVLVVMSFLLAIFGTTMTRSGVIESVHSFAQSPVGPWFLTFFALSAGVTIYLVATRLRDLEAKAELESMVSREAAFLYNNLLLVGIAFAIFWGTVFPVLSEWVTQNKITVGPPFFNAVNVPLGLLLLALTGIGPLIAWRKASVSNLKRQFATPTSVGLITGALLFALGMRAPNVLVAYILCGFVMGTIVQEFYKGMRARQTIHGESVVTAFNHLVARNRRRYGGYIVHAGIVMLFAAFAGLAFKSENDVTLKTGEAYETSDPYGHKWRFVSQGVSTSEPRDAQVIGVGLDTYRDGKRVGVIRSEKRAYHDAQGNPLFNPITAVGIRTTPALDTYVTLAGVRDANTAELRITFNPLVVWVWTGGFVMMIGGLIVMWPQAERRRAQAGYVAVMPPATAGVPVGT; from the coding sequence GTGATTCTGATCGGCGAGCTGTCGTTGTGGGTCGCGCTGCTCATGGCGGCGTGGTCGACGACTGTCTCGTTCGCCGGTGGTGCGACGCGGCGCGCTGATCTCACCGACAGCGGCGTCCGCGGTCTGTATGCGACGTTCGCGATGATCGTGCTGGCGTCGATCGGACTCTGGACTGCTCTGCTCACGAAAGACTTCTCACGTGAATACGTCGCGGGGCACATCAGCTCCACGATGCCGAGCGTGTACATCTTCACGGCGTTCTGGAGCGGCCAGGCGGGGTCGCTCCTTTTCTGGTCGCTGATTCTATCGATGTACGGCACGGTCGCGATCGCGACGAGCCGCCGCCGGAACGCCGAGCTGACCCCATGGGCGACGGGGACGATTTCGGCGATCCTCCTGTTCTTCGTCGCGACGACCTGCTTCAAGGCGAACCCGTTCACGCGCCTCGATTTCATTCCGCTCGACGGCCGCGGGATGAATCCGCAGCTGCAGAACCCCGGAATGGCGATCCATCCCCCGAACCTCTACCTCGGGTACGTGGCGACGGCCATTCCATTCGCCTTCGCGATCGCGGCGCTCTTCTCGCGCCGGCTCGATGCGGAGTGGTTGGGCATCGTCCGCCGCTGGACGCTCCTGTCCTGGTTCTTCCTGACCATCGGCATCGTGCTCGGCATGTGGTGGGCGTACGTCGAGCTCGGGTGGGGTGGATATTGGGCGTGGGATCCTGTCGAGAACGCGTCGTTCCTGCCGTGGCTCACGAATACGGCGTTCCTGCATTCGATCATGATCCAGGAAAAGCGCGGCATGCTGCGCAAATGGAATGTCGTCCTGGTCGTGATGAGTTTCTTGCTGGCGATTTTCGGCACGACCATGACGCGAAGCGGCGTGATCGAGAGCGTGCACTCGTTCGCGCAGTCGCCCGTCGGTCCGTGGTTCTTGACGTTCTTCGCGCTATCGGCGGGCGTCACGATCTATCTGGTCGCGACTCGACTCCGCGACCTGGAGGCCAAGGCCGAGCTCGAGAGCATGGTCAGCCGCGAGGCGGCGTTCCTCTACAACAACCTGCTCCTCGTCGGGATCGCATTCGCGATTTTTTGGGGAACGGTTTTCCCGGTGCTCTCCGAGTGGGTGACGCAGAACAAGATCACCGTCGGCCCGCCGTTCTTTAACGCGGTCAACGTACCGCTTGGTCTGTTGCTGCTCGCGCTCACGGGGATCGGTCCGCTGATCGCGTGGCGCAAGGCGTCGGTGTCGAATCTCAAGCGGCAGTTCGCGACGCCGACCTCGGTCGGCCTGATCACCGGCGCCTTGCTGTTCGCGCTCGGAATGCGCGCGCCCAACGTGCTGGTCGCCTACATCCTGTGCGGTTTCGTGATGGGCACGATCGTGCAGGAGTTCTACAAGGGAATGCGGGCGCGCCAAACGATTCACGGCGAATCGGTGGTCACGGCGTTCAATCACCTCGTCGCGCGGAACCGGCGCCGATACGGCGGCTACATCGTGCACGCCGGCATCGTGATGCTGTTCGCGGCGTTCGCCGGACTCGCGTTCAAGAGCGAGAACGACGTCACGCTGAAGACCGGCGAGGCGTACGAGACCAGCGACCCCTATGGTCACAAGTGGCGCTTCGTGAGCCAGGGCGTATCCACGTCGGAGCCGCGCGACGCCCAGGTGATCGGCGTCGGACTCGACACGTACCGCGACGGGAAGCGGGTCGGCGTCATCCGAAGCGAGAAGCGCGCGTACCACGACGCCCAGGGAAATCCGCTCTTCAATCCGATCACCGCCGTTGGCATTCGCACGACGCCGGCGCTGGACACCTACGTCACGCTGGCCGGCGTTCGCGACGCGAATACCGCGGAGCTGCGCATCACGTTCAACCCGCTCGTCGTCTGGGTGTGGACCGGCGGATTCGTGATGATGATCGGCGGCCTGATCGTGATGTGGCCGCAAGCCGAGCGCCGGCGCGCGCAGGCGGGGTACGTGGCCGTGATGCCGCCCGCGACGGCCGGAGTTCCGGT
- a CDS encoding DUF721 domain-containing protein, translating into MSNRGGGRGGRGGRGAGSGDGKKKRPETVGSIIAGVLGQRGLADRVKQAAIIPEWASLVGAQIAKVTTPESITVNGTLFVRVTTNAWMNELSMLEPELLRSLNANRDRPPVRRIRWMLGPVDKAR; encoded by the coding sequence ATGAGCAATCGGGGCGGCGGGCGCGGCGGGCGCGGCGGGCGCGGCGCGGGCAGCGGCGACGGAAAGAAAAAGCGCCCGGAAACGGTCGGGTCCATCATCGCCGGCGTGCTCGGCCAACGAGGGCTGGCCGATCGCGTGAAGCAGGCGGCGATCATTCCGGAATGGGCGTCGTTGGTCGGAGCCCAGATCGCAAAGGTGACGACGCCGGAGTCGATCACGGTGAATGGAACGCTCTTCGTGCGAGTGACGACAAACGCGTGGATGAACGAGTTGTCGATGCTCGAGCCGGAGCTGTTGCGGTCGCTGAACGCGAACCGGGATCGGCCGCCGGTGCGCCGGATTCGCTGGATGCTGGGTCCGGTTGACAAGGCCCGATAA
- a CDS encoding enoyl-CoA hydratase-related protein, with the protein MSYETITLNVADRIAMVTVNRPDKLNALNNKVISELGDAIDALRGDRDVGGIVLTGAGRAFVAGADISELEQVAGGSAEALAKRGQSVFNRFETSPKPTIAAVNGFALGGGCELAMACHVRIASENAKFGQPEVKLGLIPGYGGTQRLPRLVGKGRALQLLLTGEMIDAQEALRIGLVNRVVAADELLPAANAMMRAMLTNAPLALAACVNVVNDGADSSLDAALALEASAFGELGVTDDKREGTRAFLEKRAAKFSGA; encoded by the coding sequence ATGTCTTACGAGACGATCACGCTCAACGTCGCGGACCGGATCGCGATGGTCACCGTCAACCGGCCGGACAAACTCAACGCGCTGAACAACAAAGTCATCTCCGAGCTGGGCGACGCGATCGATGCGCTGCGCGGCGATCGTGACGTGGGCGGGATCGTTCTCACCGGGGCCGGCCGCGCGTTCGTCGCCGGAGCGGACATCTCGGAGCTCGAGCAGGTCGCCGGCGGCTCGGCCGAGGCACTGGCGAAGCGCGGCCAGTCCGTATTCAACCGTTTCGAGACGTCGCCGAAGCCGACCATCGCCGCCGTGAATGGTTTCGCCCTCGGCGGCGGCTGCGAGCTCGCCATGGCGTGTCACGTTCGCATCGCGTCGGAGAACGCGAAATTCGGACAGCCCGAGGTGAAGCTCGGCCTCATCCCGGGGTATGGCGGCACGCAGCGTCTTCCGCGCCTCGTCGGCAAAGGCCGCGCGCTACAACTGCTGCTCACCGGCGAGATGATCGACGCGCAGGAAGCGCTTCGCATTGGTCTCGTGAACCGTGTGGTCGCCGCGGACGAGCTGCTCCCGGCCGCGAACGCGATGATGCGGGCGATGCTGACCAATGCGCCGCTCGCGCTCGCGGCGTGCGTGAACGTAGTCAACGACGGCGCGGACTCTTCGCTCGATGCCGCGCTCGCGCTCGAGGCGTCGGCATTCGGGGAACTGGGCGTGACGGACGACAAGCGCGAGGGGACGCGCGCGTTCCTCGAGAAGCGGGCCGCGAAGTTCAGCGGCGCGTGA
- the mtnA gene encoding S-methyl-5-thioribose-1-phosphate isomerase codes for MQPIEAVTWADDGDGVRILDQRLLPEREVYRVLRSVDEVCEAINTLAVRGAPAIGIAAAMGLAMSIPAGARGDVGLVLADADGRLRGTRPTAVNLARALDRVMQAGLRHRDDGAAMRDTLRDEATKILDEDRAMCRRIGEHGATLMADGARVLTHCNTGALATGGIGTALAAVYVAVESGKRIEVYADETRPLLQGSRLTAWELQRAGVPVTVLADGAAASLLRDGEVDLCIVGADRIATNGDVANKVGTYPLAIAACRHSVPFYVAAPSSTFDPMTPRGDEILIEQRSADELRRVLGAQTAPVNVPVYNPAFDVTPAELISAIVSDRGVHRPPYDFSLSAP; via the coding sequence ATGCAACCGATCGAGGCCGTGACGTGGGCGGACGATGGCGACGGTGTTCGCATCCTCGACCAGCGCCTTCTTCCGGAACGCGAAGTGTATCGCGTGCTGCGGTCGGTCGACGAGGTGTGCGAGGCGATCAATACGCTCGCGGTTCGGGGTGCGCCCGCGATCGGCATCGCCGCGGCGATGGGGCTGGCGATGTCCATTCCGGCCGGGGCGCGTGGTGACGTCGGGCTGGTTCTCGCCGACGCCGACGGGCGGCTTCGAGGAACGCGGCCAACGGCGGTGAACCTGGCGCGGGCGCTCGACCGTGTGATGCAGGCTGGTCTGCGCCACCGCGACGACGGTGCAGCGATGCGTGACACCCTCCGTGACGAAGCGACCAAGATCCTCGACGAGGACCGCGCCATGTGCCGGCGCATCGGCGAACACGGCGCGACGCTCATGGCGGACGGTGCACGCGTGCTCACGCACTGCAACACAGGCGCGCTCGCGACCGGCGGAATCGGGACGGCGCTCGCCGCGGTGTACGTCGCGGTCGAGTCCGGGAAGCGCATCGAAGTCTACGCCGACGAGACGCGCCCGCTGCTCCAAGGCAGCCGTCTCACGGCGTGGGAGCTTCAGCGCGCGGGCGTTCCCGTCACGGTGCTCGCCGACGGTGCGGCGGCCTCGCTGCTGCGCGACGGCGAGGTGGACCTCTGCATCGTCGGGGCGGATCGCATCGCGACGAACGGCGACGTCGCGAACAAGGTAGGAACATATCCGCTGGCGATCGCCGCCTGCCGCCATTCCGTGCCATTCTACGTCGCGGCGCCGAGCAGCACGTTCGATCCGATGACTCCGCGCGGCGACGAGATTCTCATCGAGCAACGATCGGCCGACGAGCTGCGCCGCGTTTTGGGCGCGCAAACGGCACCGGTGAACGTGCCCGTCTACAACCCGGCCTTCGACGTCACGCCAGCGGAGCTCATCTCGGCCATCGTCAGCGACCGCGGGGTCCACCGGCCGCCGTACGATTTCTCTCTGAGCGCTCCGTGA
- a CDS encoding cytochrome c maturation protein CcmE: MKPRTKFLIGGAIVLGTAGYLMASSIRSTGVYYLTPTELSAKLKSDPTFTEVGVKVGARVVPGSVQRAAGGKEYAFRVTDGSQTIPVVYRGIAPDTFTDSVDVVVGGRMGTDGTFHATELLAKCASRYENAPEKYRATPGYKAAQPKTAGRA; this comes from the coding sequence ATGAAGCCACGCACGAAATTCCTGATCGGCGGCGCGATCGTTCTCGGAACCGCCGGCTACCTGATGGCGAGCTCGATCCGTTCGACGGGCGTTTACTATCTGACGCCCACCGAGCTGTCCGCCAAACTCAAGTCTGATCCCACGTTCACCGAAGTCGGCGTGAAGGTGGGGGCGCGCGTCGTTCCCGGATCCGTGCAGCGCGCGGCGGGCGGGAAAGAGTATGCGTTCCGAGTGACCGACGGCAGCCAGACCATCCCCGTCGTCTACCGCGGCATCGCGCCGGACACGTTCACCGACAGCGTGGACGTCGTCGTGGGCGGCAGGATGGGCACCGACGGCACCTTCCACGCGACGGAGCTGCTCGCCAAGTGCGCATCTCGCTACGAGAACGCGCCGGAGAAGTATCGGGCGACTCCGGGTTACAAGGCGGCCCAGCCGAAAACGGCCGGACGCGCGTGA
- the glpK gene encoding glycerol kinase GlpK has protein sequence MKHVLAIDAGTTGVTCLVIGADGKVAGRGYREVPQYFPAAGFVEHDANEILECVQAAARDAVDAAAVRPDAIGITNQRETVVIWERDSGRPVHRAIVWQDRRTAARCRELAPRADWIMQHTGLVPDPYFSATKIEWLLDHERLLDRYRLGDLAVGTIDSWLISRLTGGAVHATDPTNASRTMLFDIDSRAWNDDLCAIFGVPREALPQVRPSSGDFGLATREGLGIEAPILGVAGDQQAALFGQGCTERGSGKNTYGTGAFLLLNAGTERPEGGRGGLLTTIACDARGLPVYALEAAIFIAGAAIQWLRDGLGVIRDARETETLARSVDSTEGVYFVPALTGLGAPHWESEARGTIVGLTRGTTRAHLARAALEAMAYSTAEVLAEMHHASGGTADFSRLRVDGGATMNDWLMQFQADVLGVPVERPDMVETTALGAAGLAGIAAGVWNGVDEFLATRRFTIFTPRMSQAEVNHRVGGWERAVRTAIAWAHDDMDRKRGGD, from the coding sequence GTGAAGCACGTGCTCGCGATCGACGCCGGCACCACGGGCGTCACTTGCCTTGTCATCGGCGCGGACGGCAAGGTGGCCGGCCGCGGCTATCGCGAAGTGCCGCAGTATTTCCCGGCGGCTGGTTTCGTGGAGCACGACGCGAACGAGATTCTCGAATGCGTCCAAGCAGCGGCGCGTGACGCCGTCGATGCGGCGGCGGTTCGGCCCGATGCGATAGGCATCACGAACCAACGCGAGACGGTCGTGATCTGGGAGCGCGACTCGGGGCGTCCGGTGCATCGTGCCATCGTGTGGCAGGACCGACGCACGGCGGCGCGATGCCGCGAGCTGGCCCCTCGCGCCGACTGGATCATGCAGCACACGGGCCTGGTGCCGGACCCCTACTTCTCGGCCACGAAGATCGAGTGGCTTCTCGATCACGAGCGGTTGCTCGACCGCTATCGCCTTGGCGATTTGGCGGTCGGCACGATCGACAGCTGGCTCATCTCGCGGCTGACGGGAGGCGCCGTTCACGCGACCGATCCGACGAACGCGTCGCGGACGATGCTGTTCGACATCGATTCGAGAGCGTGGAACGACGACTTGTGCGCGATCTTCGGTGTGCCGAGAGAGGCGCTGCCGCAAGTGCGACCGTCATCCGGCGACTTTGGTCTCGCCACGCGCGAGGGACTCGGAATCGAAGCGCCCATTCTTGGCGTCGCGGGCGATCAACAGGCCGCGCTCTTCGGCCAGGGTTGCACCGAGCGCGGCAGCGGCAAGAACACGTACGGCACCGGCGCCTTTCTGCTGCTCAACGCGGGAACCGAGCGCCCGGAGGGCGGGCGCGGTGGTCTCCTCACTACGATCGCCTGCGACGCGCGGGGCCTTCCGGTGTACGCGCTCGAGGCGGCGATCTTCATCGCGGGAGCGGCGATTCAGTGGCTGCGCGACGGACTCGGCGTGATTCGTGACGCGCGCGAGACGGAGACGCTGGCGCGTTCCGTCGACTCGACGGAAGGCGTGTACTTCGTTCCGGCGCTGACCGGTCTCGGCGCGCCGCACTGGGAGTCCGAGGCACGAGGCACGATCGTGGGTCTCACGCGCGGCACGACGCGCGCCCACCTGGCACGCGCCGCGCTCGAGGCAATGGCGTACAGCACGGCGGAGGTGCTGGCCGAGATGCATCATGCGAGCGGCGGAACAGCCGACTTCTCGCGGCTTCGCGTGGACGGTGGCGCAACGATGAACGATTGGTTGATGCAATTCCAGGCGGACGTGCTCGGCGTTCCTGTGGAGCGGCCGGACATGGTGGAGACGACTGCGCTCGGGGCCGCTGGTTTGGCGGGGATCGCCGCCGGCGTTTGGAACGGCGTCGACGAGTTTCTGGCGACGCGGCGCTTCACGATCTTCACGCCTCGGATGTCTCAGGCCGAAGTGAATCACCGTGTGGGCGGTTGGGAGCGCGCGGTGCGGACGGCGATCGCGTGGGCGCACGACGACATGGATCGGAAACGAGGAGGCGACTGA